GAGCGGGCCTGGACCTCCGTGTTTGAATTGGCGAAGCCGTCTGTGTCGGTGTAGCGGCCTTCGAGGAGGAGATCGGCCTGGCGCTGGCGGAGAGCGTCTATCTTGGCGAGGTAGCTTTGATAATACGGGGTCTCGGCGATGGTGCGGCGGCAGCGGTAGATTTCCACATCGGAGCGGAGGCCGAGGAGGACGGCGCGGTTGACGCGGCGCTCGATGTCGGAATCGTCGCGGATTTCGCGGTCGCTGAGGATGATTTCAGGGAAGGTGTAGCGGAAGAACTCCAGAAAGCCGCGGGGGCCGGTGGAGCCGGTGAAGAGGGAGTGAACGTAGTCGGCGTGCTGGCCGGTGACATCGCTGATAATCTCGATGCCGAGGGCGAGGTTGGGGTCGAGGGAACGGAGGTGGTCGCGGAGGCGGCGGATGATGTCGGCCTTGGCGGCGACGGAGCCGACCCAGTGCGGGGGGTGGTTGTGGGCGGGGTTGGAGCAGGGCGGCTCGTCCATGCCCATCTGGTCGAGGAAGAGGGAGTGGCAGCCGTAGGCGGCGGCGCGGTCGGCTTGGGCGCGGAGGTGGTCGAACCAAGCGGGAGAGGAGGGGCAGGCGATGGCGAAGTAGCGTCCGACAAAGATCCTGGCGAAGTTGCCGGGGCCGGTGAAGGTGTAGCGGTCAAGGACTTCGTTGCCGAAGGGGTCGAGGATGACGGGGCCGACGCCGGTGGCTTTGTGGTAGTCGCTGATGCGGTCAATGAGGCGGCCGTTGGTGTAGAGGATGACGTGGCCGCCGTTTTTGTTGAAATGGGCGATGCCGTCGAGCATTTCGCGCTCGGTGCCGAGCTTGGGGTTCGGGGTGTAGTCGGGGTAGTGGTTGTCGTGGCCGCCCTTTTGCCAGCCGAACAGGAAGAGGGTGTTGATGCCGGCGGCGGCACCGTCGGCGTGGATTTGCGGGAGGTCGGCGTAGCGGTAGTGGATTTCGCCGTGCTGGTGGCGGAGGATGATGCGCTGCCAGCCGTTCATGCGGCGGACCCACTCGGGGACGGTCCGGGCGGCGGCAACGGGGGTGCCGTCGGGGTTTTTCTGGAACCAAGTGCCGGCCCAGCGGCGGTATTTTCCGGCGACGACATGCCAGTCGCCGGAATAGGGGGCGGTGACGAACTCGCCCTCGGTCCAGGTATCACCGGCGGCGATGCCGGGGAAGCGGACGAAGCCGGCCTCAAGTCTGGCGGAGGGCTGGTCGAAAACGGCCTTGGAGGTGCCGGGGACTTTTTCGGCGGGATAGACGCGAAATTGGTGGAGGGTGCGCTCGAAGCGGGTGGAGTGGCAGCCGAAGTAGAGGCCCTGGCGGGGACCGGCGAAGGCGAAGCAATTGGCGGAGGCGCCGTGGAAGGAGGGGTAGGAAAGAGTCAAGGCGCGGAAGAGGTGGTCGGCGGCCTTGTAGGCGGTGAACTGGCGGGCGACTTCGTCGCGGGGGTCGGGGATGAGCTCGCCGCCTTGTTTTGACCAGAGGAGTTTGTGATCGGGGGCGAGGGCGAGGTCGCCGACGAGGGGGAAGTGACATTCGCGGACGGCGGTGGCGGCGGCGAGGGCGGTGTTGTTTTTGACGCTGATGGTCCAGCGGATTTCGTCGCTGGCGGCGGCCTCGTCGGGGAGCGTGGCGGTGATTTCGACGCTGACGGGGAGCGGCTCGGGCTTGATGTCGAGGCCGCGCGCGCGGATACGGGTGAGCGAGGGCCAGACGATGCGGAGGGCGGAGCCGGCGGGAGTGACGATGTTGGAAATGCGGGGGCGGATGGCGCTGTCGTCGGGGGTGACCTCGATGTCGAGTTCGTCGTCCTCCTGAAGATAAATGCGCCAGAGCTGGCCGGGGGAGCGGAGGTATTCGCAGCCCTTGCCGTGGTCGGCGGCGAGGTTTTTGAGGGAAACGAGGCGGCCGGCGTCGTCTATTTCGAGGCGGAGGCTCTTGTTTTCCAAGACGTGGCCTGCAGCGGCCGGGGCGAGGGCACCGGCGAGGGCGACGGCGGCGAAGGCGAGGATGCGGAGCGCGGGGGGAAGGCGGCGTAGGTCGGTTTTGGCGTTCATGGCGGGGAAAATTCGATGGCGGTTGATTTGGTTCATTTTATTGGCGCCTGTTTTTTCGCGGCGGCTGCGCGAGTTTGATACAGCGAGGCGGCGGTGGCGCGCACGGCGGCGATGGTCTCGGCGTAGGGCGTGTCGCAAATGTCCACCAGCCCGGTCTGGAAGTTTTCGCCGTCGAAGCGGCCGGTCGCGGGCTGGTCGTAAAATTGAAACCAGTGCGTGCCGACGATGGACGGGTGGCGGAGCGCGCTGGCGACATACTCGCGGTAGGCGGTGGCGCGGGCTGCCTGGTCGGCCACGGGAACGAGCGAGGGATCGAAGAGGCCGCGGTCGGGCGCGCCGAAGTGAAACTCGCCGATCAGCACGGGCAGGTCCACGCCGGGGGCGAGGCGGAAGACATCGAGGGTGGGAGCGTAGATGTTTTCGCTGATCACGTCGCAATGCCGCGCGGCGATGCGCGTGACGAACCAGGTGGGATGCGAGAAGCGCGCGCCGAGGTAAAGGTGATGGGGCGAGGCGGCCTTGAGCGCGGCGCGGCAGCCGCCGAAATACTCGTCGATGAAACGGTCGCTCAGCATCTCCAGGTCGGCCTTCGCGTCGGGGCGTCCGCGGTCGGGCGGCGTGGTGGCGGCAAGCAGCGCGTCCCAGTCCGCGTGCGCCGCGCCCCAGGCGGCGTTGAGGGCGGCGATATCGGCGTATTTGTTTTTCAATACATCCACAAAGGCGCGCTTGGCCGGCTGCGCCGGAGGCGAGGCGAGCACAACCTCGGCGGTGTGGCAGGGGTCGCCCCATTTCAGCTCGTTGTCCACGAAGAAACCGAGGCACCACGGGTCGTTCAGCGAGTCCTTCAGCTCGGTGCGCAGGACACGGTCCATGTGCCGCCGCCAGGCCGGGTCGAAGGGGTCGGGCAGCTTGCCCCAGTTGCCGTCGGACGCCTCGACGCGGAACTCGGCGCCGCCCATCGGCGCGGAATAGACGATGGCGGTGTAGGGCGTTTTCCGCCGCAGGTAAACGGCGGGATCGGAGGAGTTGGCGATGGTGTTCAGACCCCAGCTTTCCAGCCGCCGCAGCGCGCGGTCCTCGAACTCCGCCGTCCAGCCCTCACCGTATTTGCGGAAAAGGTTTGCCTCGAGAAAATCATACACGGCGTGCGCGCCCTTTCCGAGATAGTAGCCACGCGTCGAAGGCGCCTCGGTGCCGTAAAAACGGCCGAGCGGCGAATCTTTCGGCGGCAGCCGGAACAGGTGTTCGCGATCCGGCAGCGGGGTGCCGCGGTAAACGCCGCCGACGCGCTGCCGCGTGGCCACGCGCACCACGCCGTGCGACCAGAAGAGCCGCCCGTCCGGGTCAATCATCCACCACTGGCCGTCGATTTTTTCCACGCGGAAAAACCCCGTGGCGCGGCGTTGCGGGCCGCCGGCCCAGCCGCCGTAACGGTTCCAGTCCCGCGGACGCGCGTGCGCGGCGAGGTCGGCATCCTCGGCCTCGCGGCGGGCGGCAAAATCGTCCGCCGAGCTGATTTTTCCGGGCCAGGAACGGTGCGCGTATTGGCCGAACTCATCCACCAGCGGAAACACGCGCGACTCCGGCCAGTCGCGCCACGGCTCGGGCACGCCGCGCGCCTGGACGGGGCCGACGGCGATGCCGGCGCCGGCGGCGGCGCTCGTGAGGCGGAGGGAAATTTGCGCAATGTCCGCGCCATCCATGAAGCCGTGGCGCGCGAAGTCGGCGGGAGCGGCCTGCATGGAAAGGAAGCGCGCGGCGAGCGGGCCGGGATTTTTTGTGCCGAGCGGCACCGCCAGCCACACCGTCGATCCGTCCGCGGGCAGCGCCGCCCGCGCGCGGTAGGTGCGGGGGTGCGCCTTGACCGGACCGTCGGGCGCGGCGGTGTCGCGGATTTCGAGCATCACGCCCACCGGCGCCGGGCCGGGATTGCGGACGGGCACGGCGATTTCGGCAAACGCGCCCAAGTCCCATGCGCCGCCCGGCGCGCGCAGGACGAGCGCGCCGTCGTTTTCCTTTTTCGCCGTCAGCCGGAGCCAGCCCGGCGACATGGCGGCGGGCGCGGCATCGGCGGTTGCGGCGAGGGTGGCGGCGGTTTCCACGCCGGCGGCCGGCCAGCGTTCCCACGAGACGAGCACGCGCGGAGCCCGCGGCGGTGTTTGCGCGGCGCGCAGGGAAAGGGTTGCCACCAAGACGGCGGCCAGCGCAAACACGGCGGCGGGGAAATGAAAGCGGCGGGGAAGCTCAAGCATGGCGATGATGTTAACGGCCCGGACACGGCTGGCGAATGGCCAAATAAGCCAGAGTATTTCTATTTTAGGCCATTGACCTTGCCCGCCGAAACGTTTGGGTGCGGAGCATGGCCGGCAGTCGAAGGACTTCCCGCGCCCGGCGGAAACCGGGCGAAGCGTTGCGCGTCGCGGTGTGCATCGACACCCGCGATGGCCCGGGGCGCGAACGCCTCCTCGGCTGCTACCAATATGCGCTGGAGCAGAACTGGCGGCTTTACCTGATCCGCCAGGACAACGAAAACGAAATTGCCAGAATGGCGGCCATCGACCTCGACGGGGCGATCTTTTTCGACCGGTCGCGCCCGTTGCAGGAGGCGGTGAAGGCCAGGGGCGTGGTGTGCGTGGAGACGGGGGCGCGGCATCCGGACCTGTCGGACGCGGCGGTGTTCGTAGACGACGACGCGCTGGTGCGCATAGCGGCCGGGCACTTGCGCGCGGCGGGGTTCGAGCACCTCGGCTACTGCGGGCTCGCCGGGAGTCTGGTCTCGACCGCGCGGGCGGCTCATCTTTTGGAGCAGGCGGCGGCGGGCGGCGGCGACGGCGCAACCGGCGGGCATGTGTTTGAGGATCGCTGGCGCGACGGACAGATGGAGATCGAGGCGTTGACGCGATGGCTGGGCGCGCTGCCGAAGCCTGCCGGCGTGCTGGCCTACGACGACAAAATGGGCGAGCGGGTGCTGGCGGCGTGCCGGTGGGCGGGCATCCGGGTGCCGGACGAGGTCGGGGTGATCGGAATCGGGGACGACGAGCTGATTTGCGAGGTGACCATGCCGCGCCTTTCCAGCGTGGCGCTGCCATCGCGCGGGATTGGGCGGGCCGCGGCGGAGACGCTGGAGCGACTGCTGACCGGCAAGAAGGTGGAGCAGCGGTGGACGCGGGTCGCGCCGCTGGAGGTGATCAGCCGCGCCTCGACGGCCTGGCTGCCGCCGGCGCGTCCGGCGGTGCTCAAGGCGGTTGACTTCATGCGCGCGCAATGCCACCGGCCGATCGGCACCGACCAGGTGGCCGCCGCCGTGGGCCTGCCGCGGCGCACGCTTGACCGGGTGTTCCACGCCGACTTGGGGCGCACCGTGCACGAGTATTTCGTGGAATTGCGGATGCAGGGGGCAAAGCGGCTGCTGCGGCAGACCGACCTGCCGCTCGAGGATGTGTCCCGCAAGAACGGCTACTCGTCGCTGTCCTCGTTCATGCGGATGTTTGCCGCGCGCACGGGAAAGCCCCCGCGCGAATACCGCGAGCATTGCAAACTCCAGCGCGGGGGCTGACGCTCCCCATTGCGTCCGGCGAAGCCTTGAAAGCCGCCGGCTGACAGGCGGTCCGTTTGTCTTACCCGAAAAGTGTTTCGATGCCGGCCCGCGCCGCGTCGATGGTTTTATGCGCGGGCAACTGCGTGCGAAACCATGTGCGTTGTTTTTTTATCAATGCGCGCGTGTTTTTTGAGATCTCCGCCGCGAGTTCGGCCCGCGGCAGCCGCCCGTCAAGCATGGCGATGGTTTCGCGGTAGCCGATGGAACCGGCCGCGCTGGAATTGCGTTCAAGTCCGGCGGCGCGGAGGCGCCCGACTTCTTCAATCAGCCCGGCGCGCAGCATCTCCCCCACCCTCGCCCCGGCCCGTTGCTTGAGCTCGGCGCCATCGCGGTCGAGGCATGCGAGACGCACGCGGTAATCGGCAAACGGCCCGGGCTGGCGCGCGAAATCGGCGGCGAGCCCGGCCAGCGTGCGACCGCTGGCCCGGCAGCGTTCGAGCGCGCGGATGACGCGGCGCGGGTTGGCGGTGTCGAGCGGTCCGAGGCCGCCGGGATTGAGCGCGAGCAGTTCCGCGACAAGCGCGGCCAAACCGTCGCGTTCGTATTTTTCCCGGATTTCGGCGCGCAATTCCACCGGCACGGCCACGTCATCGGCGACGGGCGAGAAAAAGGCTTTCAGGTAAAAACCGCTGCCTCCGGTGACGAGCACGCGGCGGCGGCGCGCGACGATGTCGTCCACGGCGGCGCGCGCCATCGCGACGTAACGCGTGACGTCCATCCGGTCCGTCACGTCGCACACATCGACGAGGTGGTGCGGCACCCGGGCGAGTTCCCCGGCTGCGGGCTTGGCGGTGCCGATGTCCATGCCGCGATAAAACAAAAGCGAATCGCACGAGACGATTTCCGCGTCGTTCGCCTCCGCCCAGCGCAACGCCAGTTCCGTTTTTCCGACCGCGGTCGGACCGGTGAGCACATGGAGTATTTTTTCGTTGGGCAAAATCATCGCGATGCCCAAGCATGGTGCGC
This genomic stretch from Termitidicoccus mucosus harbors:
- a CDS encoding DUF6259 domain-containing protein, producing the protein MNAKTDLRRLPPALRILAFAAVALAGALAPAAAGHVLENKSLRLEIDDAGRLVSLKNLAADHGKGCEYLRSPGQLWRIYLQEDDELDIEVTPDDSAIRPRISNIVTPAGSALRIVWPSLTRIRARGLDIKPEPLPVSVEITATLPDEAAASDEIRWTISVKNNTALAAATAVRECHFPLVGDLALAPDHKLLWSKQGGELIPDPRDEVARQFTAYKAADHLFRALTLSYPSFHGASANCFAFAGPRQGLYFGCHSTRFERTLHQFRVYPAEKVPGTSKAVFDQPSARLEAGFVRFPGIAAGDTWTEGEFVTAPYSGDWHVVAGKYRRWAGTWFQKNPDGTPVAAARTVPEWVRRMNGWQRIILRHQHGEIHYRYADLPQIHADGAAAGINTLFLFGWQKGGHDNHYPDYTPNPKLGTEREMLDGIAHFNKNGGHVILYTNGRLIDRISDYHKATGVGPVILDPFGNEVLDRYTFTGPGNFARIFVGRYFAIACPSSPAWFDHLRAQADRAAAYGCHSLFLDQMGMDEPPCSNPAHNHPPHWVGSVAAKADIIRRLRDHLRSLDPNLALGIEIISDVTGQHADYVHSLFTGSTGPRGFLEFFRYTFPEIILSDREIRDDSDIERRVNRAVLLGLRSDVEIYRCRRTIAETPYYQSYLAKIDALRQRQADLLLEGRYTDTDGFANSNTEVQARSFTLGKRMAIVATQSAKDAAAATITVPAGYKYAGHDAVGDAEVTPASAAEIHLVLPRHALAVLLFESAK
- the miaA gene encoding tRNA (adenosine(37)-N6)-dimethylallyltransferase MiaA — its product is MILPNEKILHVLTGPTAVGKTELALRWAEANDAEIVSCDSLLFYRGMDIGTAKPAAGELARVPHHLVDVCDVTDRMDVTRYVAMARAAVDDIVARRRRVLVTGGSGFYLKAFFSPVADDVAVPVELRAEIREKYERDGLAALVAELLALNPGGLGPLDTANPRRVIRALERCRASGRTLAGLAADFARQPGPFADYRVRLACLDRDGAELKQRAGARVGEMLRAGLIEEVGRLRAAGLERNSSAAGSIGYRETIAMLDGRLPRAELAAEISKNTRALIKKQRTWFRTQLPAHKTIDAARAGIETLFG
- a CDS encoding xylose operon transcription regulator XylR, which gives rise to MAGSRRTSRARRKPGEALRVAVCIDTRDGPGRERLLGCYQYALEQNWRLYLIRQDNENEIARMAAIDLDGAIFFDRSRPLQEAVKARGVVCVETGARHPDLSDAAVFVDDDALVRIAAGHLRAAGFEHLGYCGLAGSLVSTARAAHLLEQAAAGGGDGATGGHVFEDRWRDGQMEIEALTRWLGALPKPAGVLAYDDKMGERVLAACRWAGIRVPDEVGVIGIGDDELICEVTMPRLSSVALPSRGIGRAAAETLERLLTGKKVEQRWTRVAPLEVISRASTAWLPPARPAVLKAVDFMRAQCHRPIGTDQVAAAVGLPRRTLDRVFHADLGRTVHEYFVELRMQGAKRLLRQTDLPLEDVSRKNGYSSLSSFMRMFAARTGKPPREYREHCKLQRGG